From a region of the Oryzias melastigma strain HK-1 linkage group LG4, ASM292280v2, whole genome shotgun sequence genome:
- the LOC112150325 gene encoding G-protein-signaling modulator 2 yields the protein MESSCLDLALEGERLCKAGDYRAGVSFFEAAIQVGTEDLQILSAIYSQLGNAYFHLQEYIKALEYHRHDLTLTRAIGDEVGEAKASGNLGNTLKLLGRYDEAVVCCQRHLEITKAIYDKVGQARALYNFGNVYHAKGKSICWSGAKPGEFPEEARTALRKAAHYYEANLNLVMELGDRAAQGRTYGNLGNTYYLLGDFEAAIAAHEKRLLIAKEFGDKSAERRAHCNLGNAHIFLSQFEIAANHYKRTLQLARLLKDRAVEAQACYSLGNTYTLLQDYERAIDYHLKHLVIAQDLKDCVGEGRAYWSLGNAHTALGNHEQAMLFAEKHLEIAKRTGDKSGEMTARMNLADLRMVVGPKSNPSMQYMFPNNRINDPDPIEPQPSHLILPGVRTSLRRRGSAENILVIPGHHQRRTEDLSADLDKEADLFSGSSKSNTIKASTKLFLFQRLNSKKQKNNKPFAKDQEENQTNYAVPDPNSPVSPKQKHQDTVGEDSFFDILSRFQSNRLDDQRCSLDSQSHVPAHPPPSSSLPVAEGKSASEQNTPSQDPGHFLERLASCQAHRLDDQRASGSHFPGLHLSTCNPPHIPSTSSTEPAPPQVRTPSAESPHIPSPYSHLEASAEPPEADDVFFDMLVKCQGSRLNDQRCSAPPPKPKGPTVPNEDFFTLILRSQGNRMEEQRVPPPASITLDKPG from the exons ATGGAGTCGTCGTGTCTGGATCTGGCTCTGGAAGGCGAGCGGCTCTGCAAGGCGGGTGACTACAGAGCAGGTGTGTCCTTCTTTGAAGCTGCCATCCAGGTGGGGACAGAGGACCTTCAAATTCTCAGTGCCATCTACAGCCAGCTGGGAAATGCCTACTTTCACCTTCAGGAGTACATAAAAGCTTTGGAATACCATCGGCATGACCTTACACTCACCAG AGCAATCGGAGATGAAGTTGGTGAGGCTAAAGCCAGCGGTAACCTTGGGAACACATTAAAGCTTTTAGGGCGCTATGATGAGGCTGTGGTGTGTTGTCAAAGACATCTAGAGATCACAAAAGCCATTTATGATAAG GTTGGCCAAGCGCGGGCGCTGTATAATTTTGGAAATGTTTACCACGCCAAAGGCAAGAGCATCTGCTGGAGCGGAGCCAAGCCGGGGGAGTTTCCAGAGGAGGCCAGGACCGCTCTGAGGAAAGCTGCACACTACTATGA agcGAACCTGAACCTGGTGATGGAGCTGGGGGATCGAGCTGCACAGGGCCGGACGTATGGGAATCTCGGTAACACGTACTATCTTCTGGGTGACTTTGAAGCCGCAATAGCTGCACATGAAAAG CGGCTTCTTATTGCTAAAGAGTTTGGGGATAAGTCGGCCGAGCGGAGAGCCCACTGCAACCTTGGCAACGCTCACATTTTCCTCAGCCAGTTTGAAATAGCAGCTAATCACTACAA GAGGACTCTGCAGCTGGCCAGGCTTTTGAAGGACCGGGCGGTGGAAGCTCAGGCGTGTTACAGTCTGGGGAACACCTACACGCTGCTGCAGGACTATGAGAGGGCCATCGATTACCACCTCAAACATCTGGTCATCGCTCAGGACCTCAAAGACTG CGTTGGTGAAGGAAGAGCTTACTGGAGTTTAGGAAATGCCCACACCGCCCTGGGGAATCATGAGCAGGCAATGCTCTTCGCTGAAAAACATCTGGAAATTGCAAAACGG ACGGGAGATAAAAGCGGAGAGATGACCGCCAGGATGAACCTGGCAGATCTACGGATGGTTGTTGGACCCAAGTCCAATCCCAGCATGCAATACATGTTTCCTAACAACAGAATCAACGACCCCGATCCCATAGAACCCCAACCAAGTCACCTCATCCTGCCAG GGGTGAGAACATCATTAAGGAGGAGAGGAAGCGCAGAAAACATTCTGGTGATCCCGGGTCATCATCAGAGGCGAACCGAGGATCTCTCTGCAGATTTG GACAAAGAGGCAGATTTGTTCTCTGGATCTTCTAAAAGCAACACAATCAAAGCGTCGACCAAGCTCTTCCTCTTCCAGCGGCTGAACAGCAAGAAGCAGAAGAACAACAAACCTTTTGCCAAAGACCAGGAGGAAAACCAGACCAACTACGCCGTCCCTGATCCCAACTCACCCGTGTCTCCTAAG CAAAAGCACCAGGACACCGTTGGGGAGGACAGCTTCTTCGACATCCTCTCTCGTTTCCAGAGCAACAGACTGGATGACCAAAGGTGTTCACTGGATAGCCAGAGCCATGTCCCCGCCCATCCTCCCCCCTCCTCTTCCTTACCTGTAGCTGAAGGAAAAT CTGCCTCAGAACAAAACACACCATCCCAGGATCCTGGTCATTTCCTGGAGCGGCTGGCCAGCTGCCAGGCCCACCGTCTGGACGACCAGCGGGCCAGCGGCAGCCATTTTCCTGGCTTACATCTCAGCACCTGCAACCCGCCTCATATACCCTCCACCTCCAGCACAGAACCTGCACCACCCCAAG TCCGTACTCCCAGTGCAGAAAGCCCTCACATTCCCTCTCCGTACAGCCACCTCGAGGCTAGCGCCGAGCCACCCGAGGCCGACGACGTCTTCTTCGACATGCTAGTGAAGTGCCAG GGCTCCAGGCTGAACGACCAGAGGTGTTCCGCTCCGCCTCCCAAACCCAAAGGGCCGACCGTTCCCAACGAGGACTTTTTCACTCTCATCCTGCGTTCCCAAGGCAACCGGATGGAGGAGCAGCGAGTCCCGCCTCCCGCCAGCATCACTCTGGATAAACCAGGCTGA